The DNA sequence TTCTTATCCAGCTAGAAGCATTTCTACTCTCAGCATCATGTCCACCACAATTGCAATCGCTGGCGGCACTGGCAACATTGGCAGAACCATCAGCGACGCCCTAGTCGCCGCCGCAAAGTACAAAGTGATTGTGCTTGCCCGTGAGGTAAATACAAATCATCATTCATCATTAAAGCTATCCATCCCAAGGCTTGTTCTGACATGGTTGTATTACAAGGCCCCCAAAAACTGGTCTCAAAGCGCTCCCTCGCTTATCAGCGTCGACTACAACGACATCAATGCTGTAACCACCATATTAGAGAATAATAATGTCGATACGGTCATTTCTACCATCAGCGTTATAACGCCAGAGTCTGGAGTAGCTGAACGCAATCTCATCAAGGCGGCTGCAAAGGCGGCGCCCACGAAACGCTTCATTCAGAGTGACTGGGGTGTACCCGCACCTTTGGAAAGGTAAATTTGCACCGGACCTCCTATgctttctttgtcttggtcAGATACTCTCATTTCAGATGAAAATTAGTAGTTACAACTGCTAACCTCTTTCAAATGCGCATAGCAACCTTCTCTTGCCGCAGCATCAAGTCCGTCTTGCCTCAATGGAGCAACTCCGCCAAACAGACCTCGAATGGACACGGTTCCACGTTGGCTATTTCCTCGACTACTATGGCATGCCGCACATAGAGACTCATCTTCCGGCGCCATTCGCTTTCGTCTTTGATATCCCCAACAAAGTGGCAGCCATTCCAGGCAGCGGCAACGATGTCTTCTCGCTTACATATACGCGAGACGTAGCCAAATTCGTTGTCAAGGCACTCGGGTTGCCTaaatgggaagaagaaacgtTTTGTTATGGCGATAAGGTGACATGGAATCAGGTTCTGCAGCTTGCTGAAGATGCGACCGGTAAGTTCCCCATACATATACTTGCTAATTGCATCTCAATCATCGCTTTTTCAACTactaatatctttttttccataGGATCCAAGTTCAATGTTACCTATGATGGCATCGAGAAGCTTGAGAAGGGAGAGGTTACTGAACTACCATCCCATGCCATGGCCTACGAGCATTTTCCAAAGCCACTTCTACAAAACTATTTCTCAAAGTTCAGCTTGTACATCATCGCCGGCTTGTTCGATATGCCAGCAGACAAATCTCTCAACAAGGTATTCCCAGAGGTAAAGACAACCACCGTGAAGGAAGTTCTAGATCTCTGGAAGGGTAAATAGATGACTAGGCCGTACGCCTCATTTGATGCAGCTTGGCTGTTTATTTCGTTGCCCTGTGTAACTTTCGCTGAGTACCATGGCTCAAGCAATGCTGTATTAGCTACATACAATGGGACATATACAATTGTGCTCGTTTTGCCAGTTTTAGTCGTATCTAGAGCTCTTctaaattaataaagctgGCGTACCAAGAATGTTCAAGCATGCTTGTACGTCCCACGCTTCACTGTTCATGGATCCTCGAATCTGCCATACACTCTCCATGACGCGCAATGCTTCATCCAACGTCCCAATCAGCGTTGGTTTATCTAACCCGGCGAAAATATCTCGAAAGGCTTGTTCCTGTGTTTGCTCAGCCATACAGCCAATCACGCAGAGCGGCCAGGCCAACGCCCGCAGCTGAGAAGATCCAGTCATTGTGTTTAACAGCTGAAGTGCATGCGCTACGTTGGATCGCACCTCTGGCATTAATGGCATCCAGCCGGATATGACGACGGCAAGGTAGATTCTGGCTGAGTAGCTCCAAATTTTCGTAGAGTTTGCTAGAAACGGGTCAGATAATGCAGTTTAATAGAGCCAATGAACCGATATTTACCTGTAATAGCCGCACCATCGCCGTCTATCTGTGAACCGCCGTCCTCAAGCATTCGGGTAATGTGGCTGGCGCGATCAATTAACTCTGTCTTGTAGTCGACGCCCTTTCTCATGTTCTCCTTTTTCCAGGCATCCAATGCTGATATGTCTGCAATTACACGTATGGTCCAATTTCGGCAGCCGATAAGGTTCGATAGCCGGATAGTAGCCTCACCCTTGCCATAagttccatcatctccatcaaagaGAAGCTGTGGATGAAGTTCGAGTAGTTGTGGTGGTCGCTCAAGGGAGGTGCTCGCCACAACGtcaatgaaaagaagaaggccagtAAAGAACCGAAAACATTCCTGTCGATTGTCCCAGACATAATAGCCTTCTTGAATGGCATATAGCGGGCGTTGTTTGATGTTATTCAAAATGTCGAATAGCATGGATGCAGCAGTTTTGTCGGTGTGATTATGTAGTATGTCTAGAAAGAGAGCAATAGTCGGCGAGAGATGGTTGCTCCAGTTCGCTGACCTACCCAACGCTACCTCAAAAGTAAGAAACTGGACAATGCTCTCCATGACGCGCACTTTATCCAATAGATTCGCTTTCTCGCCCTGAGCATTCAGCTCCTGTATATCCTGTTGCAGCATATTGAAGCACATATCCGCCTGTCGTACGAGCCGAGACCAGACTACAGCCTTGCACTGTTTATGCTCTTCTGCAGAGTATGTTTCGCTTAACGCAACTGTGAAAAAATAAGAGCTGATGCCCAAGACTGAATGGAAAGCGACCTTGCTCTGCGAGAGAAACGAGAAGATCCAGCCACGCCCAGGGCCAAGGAGAGGAGTTTGGTAGAATGGAAAGATCAGCGGGAATACATTATCCAGGTACTTCATGAGAAAGTCCATGTCATAGTCTTCTCCGTAGAACATCATATCGGGATCAGGTCCGGGTCCATCAAATTTGGTTGTAAGGCTGAGTCCTGGTGCGGCATCGCATATTTTGCGTTTGCTCAAATCCGCTGCAGCGCCTTGACGAGTCGTCTCATTCGTCGCATCAATGTGGGAGTTCAATCCACCGCCAGCAAAGTCCCCTTTTGGAACAAGGTTGATGAAATTGAGATCATCTCTGGCTTGTGCTGTTTTTGCAAATCTTGCGACTCCTGCCGAAGCATGACGCCTCTCTCGACGATAACCAGCGCGCTCCTTGATCTGAGATTTGATCTGCGCAGTCATGGCCTCTTGCTTCTTACCGCCATCGAGCCATTTGGGTTTCCGCCCGTAGTGGCAGGTAATTTGCAAATCACTACAATTGGCACATTCAGGCCGTGTTTCATCGCATTTTTTGCGGCGGAGTCGACACGTCCAGCAGCCATCGCATCTCTTTTCTACCCGAGCCATGAGATGAGAGTagaagctggaagatgatgcgaGTAGATTCACCGAACGGGAAGCGTGCAATAGCCGGAgacaaggaggaggaaataTGACAGAGACGCGTAGAAttagaagaagacggagaaagTCTGTCAAGCATTATCATCCATCTGTCAAACGTTGTTCTAAGATGCGGTCGGGGCTGGAAGATGAACAGGCGGTAGCCAGCGGTGATTACGGTCGACTTTAACAACTTCTGGCTTAGAGCACAGTgcgcttttttttcttttttttttttttttcaattaCTAGGGATTACCCTATGAAAAGGTTTAAAAATCTAGATGCTAATTTTAGACCTATCTTTATTGAAGCATTTTTATACAGAGTATACGGCTTGTATTTAAACTGTATACTTATCAATGACTTTTTACAGGCGTTTTGCAAATAAGCTGCAAAAATCGCTGTAAATTGACTACATAAATAGAATACTACTATATCAACAGTTTAAAAGGGTATATTACTAGTAGCTTATAAGAACTCTTGCTTTAAACACAGGCTTTACAAAACATATATTACCTTATTCCCGTCACCGGGGAGGCCAATGTCCACGTCGACCATTCAGACTCGGCCTCATGGCACTTCAACTCATTGAAGAGCCAACAAATTACGCCACCACTTTCCTGCGTCCAAGCCTCGATGGAGTATGATGAAGTGCCCCTCCACTTGAAAAAATGGCGGTGGGATAGACGAGTATGCATTGTGACTGGTGTCACAGTCGCCGAAGGGGCAACAAGAGCCAAAATGATAGCACGAGCCGCCGGATTCAAGACTTCGGTTTCTGGCGACCCATCGGGAACCGGCTCTACTGGACTGGGTATGACTAGCGAGTTTGAAACAAACGACtccaatgaagagagaaCTAGCGAACCAAGCAAATTTGTGTTTGCATAAAGGTCTACTATCGTAGTATGGCCCATGCTCCATTCCGTAAAGACGAGGTCCAAAGTGTTAGGAACGACTACAGAACGGAGTTTCGGGATGGAGCGCCTGTGGCAATGATCGAAactgttgttgttgatgataTAAATGAGGAACCTTATCGGGGCAGCGATGAAGACATCGACAAGGAAGAGGTTTGGGATGTTGAAGTTTCGGGTGTTGATGAGAGTTAGATGGTTACAACACCACAGTGCTATGTCTAGGGTTGTGGCACAATGTGGTAGCCACTATCAGGAAGAATAAGCAACTCATAAGAAACCATTGAACTCGGCAAGAAGATCATGACGGCACAAAGAGGCCCTAATAGTCTATAGTAGGATAATCAATATTGGGTTCTTTGGATCTAGGCCTCGCAGCCATAGCGACTAACTCCAATTATGACCATCTAGTCACAAAGGGGCCCCCTCGTCGATAGCAATAGAAAATATTAGCTTGGGATGAGGGTATTCTAATTCCTCATCGGTTAGAGCAGTCCTCATACATCGGTCGTGTTTAATAAACTCTACCAATTTACAGTTATACATCAAGTAAAGTTCAACAGCAACATTCAACGACCAGCGAACCAACCGCTCTGCGAGTGGTGTGTTAGGCAATATTCCCAAGGTGCCCTATTCTGATCCAAAGCACTTCCAATAGCCCAATAACAATTAAAATTTAGTGGTACTATTTACTGCTACCTATCTAGGAACAAGCGAGACCTGCGCTCAAGCATTTCCTGTCGGGTCGTCACAGATAAGGCATTGACCACAtgcaaagaacaaagaacaaaCAACACGCGCTTCTGCCACCCGCAAGGAACATAATCTGATTCCGCTGCacattacatgtacattcTTTAAACCACCGCTGTATGTATCCAGTGCTCTCTGCGGCCAACTCACGAGCATGTGCCCTTTCATGCTGGtatagagaagaagaagcgtaCAAAGCCCAAGTGAACCATGGCGCCAGAGAACGCAATTTACAACAAGGCCGCAGAGTGCTTGGCAGCTTTGAATCGTTGCGTTGAGTCGATGACATCGACGCCATGGCCGCAAGAGCAGCTTGACCGGTTCAACCTTTGGGCCGCCCACGGCGGCATCTTTGGAAGTTATCAGAAACACACTTCCATGGACTGGCGCCTGCGCGAGCGACCGGAGTTGGTGGACATgatgctgcagcttctggattTACTGCACGAGTATCTATCTGGTAATTTCCACTCACCGGCCAACGGTCGTATGTTGCCATAATAACGCTTGATAGGAATCTGTGCCTTGATCGATCCCGAAAGCGATCCCAAGTTTGATGCCGGCGATACTATCACCGCTATACAAGATGCAGACCGCCAGACTCAACCACCTTCATCTCCCACGTcagcatcaaccagctcATCAGAATGTTCATTTGGCCTGGGTCCTGAAAAGTTGTCTGTAGTTGCAGATCCAATCGACGCAATGCGAGGGAAGGTGGAGCAGACAGTTGCAGAACTTTTCAGAATCTCTGCAGCCATCCGCTCCGCTGGAATGAGCTACAGACATACCGAAGCCGCAAACTTTGTCGAGTGGCAAGATGGCATGAATATAACACAAAGATTCAAAGAAGACGTGGAGTTGTTGCTGCGATGCAAGAAGCCTTCCCCTAGCGACTACATGGTGAAGCGGCTGGTTGAAACCATTTGTTTACGGCAAAGGGAACTGGCATACTCCCGCCGCAAGAGGATGGATAGGAGCGGAAAGGATGCAATGGAAGATTCCATCGAATCCCACGACATGGTAAGCCTTCCACCGCGATCTACGGCTGGATACCCACGACAAGGCGGGTCTGGCTCAACTACGTCCAAGGCCACCCGCACAGCTATAGGTGGATCGAGTGGAAAGGCGGCACAacctaatataaaaaagtcAACAATATACACCGCCACACATGTGCCTACAACGATTTTTCCTCGGACAAAGCCTATGGAATCCTTGACAACGCGACCGCAATGGCGTACAATAGACGATTCTCTCACCAACCTTCCGCTACCACCAAATGTGGGCGAAAGGCTCGAGGTCGAATGCCCGTACTGTTTCATTCCGTTCGAAAGAGCAAAATTCGAAGCATCTTCCTGGAGGTATGACATGATTCTGCTTTCGAACGTCTTTTGTAATTAACCCTCTTTAGAACTCATGTTTTGGAGGACTTTCGACCATATATTTGCATTCTGCCGGACTGTATAACACCACATGCCTTATATAAAGACAGCATTTCATGGATCCGCCACATGCAGACGAAGCACACAGTGGTTAAATGGAAATGCGTCTCACCGTGCCAGTCAGAAGTACGGGTCTTTCAGACGGAAGCGGAGTTCTTGGCCCATGCCGAGTCTGAACACAAAGAAGATTTTACTACCGAAGAGATTTTTGAGCTCGCAAATCTTGGAAGATACGAGATCGCTCGCGAGCTTGAGGTTGATCTTTTGCTGGAGTGCCCAATATGCGCGGTTTCGTTCAAGGGCAAGGACTCTTTGAGTGTGTACAGCCACATTGCCGATGATCTTGCAGAATATGCTGGGATATCCCTGCCCGAGTCCCCATATGCCGATGCGAACAGCCACAAGGCGACCGTCAGGCTTAGTGAGACGATATCCAATTGGGAACATTTCGATACCATTCCATTGATAACAGACAAAACGGACCAAATGGAGCTAGATTATTGCTGCGAAGATGAACCAGATTTCAACCAACGTCTTGGAGCCTTCAAAAGGCCCAACTCGACAAGTGATGATGCAGTCTCGATCCGCTCGAAACGACACCAATCGAACCATAGCCATTGACAAAACCTCTCAACGACCGTATTGATGCGCTCAACGCGCTGGAGGGGGTTTGGGCGTTTTGCTCTTGCTGGTTGAGTCCTTAGTCGGTGCTGGGCGAGATTTCGCTACTTCGGAGGGTGAGCCTCCGGCTTTCTTCCAAAAGAGTGTCCAATGATTCGCTAATCTCCTTCAAGCGCTGGTCCTTTCCCCAGTCGATGATATTCTTGACGTGCTTGCGGAATTCAATGTAATGTTCTGGGTCCTGGAGCAAGAAGCTCTTCACTTTCTGCGTGTAGTAGTCCAAGTCGTTGTGCTTCCACGAGACGTAGAGTCGTGCTTCAGTACCGTTCATGGCGATGCTGAACGCGGTGCTGTCAACTGGTTTGAccttgctgctcttgctttCCCTTAATTGACGATTAAGGCGTTCGGCGATGTTGATGCATGATGCGGAGCCTCCCAGGCATTGGTTCGTTGCTACCCAGAGATCTCCACCATTACCTTTGAATTCGATGACGAAGAACGGGTACATGAGGCTCTGGTTGTTGGCTGTTCCATTCATTTCGTTTCCCATCGAGATGAGCTGCGTCTGCTGGTCGGGAAATGCGTGATGACGACTGTATCCGTACAGCATGTCAGGGATTGGGTTGCTGATCTTGAATCGTGATCCGGCGTTGGGGACGGCATGCCTAGACATCGGCTGTCTGTCGGAGCGCTCCAGGCTGTTTCCATAGCTTGGTTGGGGAAATACCCTATCTCGAAAGTAGTCTTCCACTCTCGGTTCGTCAAGCCCTCTCATTTCGAGTTCGCCCAGGGCCCTGTCGTGGTATATTTCATCGAGCGAGGGTCCAGGGGACTCGCGGTTCCTGCGTGCGTAATCGACGACGTTGGCAACGTGTTCAGGGAGTTGTTCATCGCGGTGGCGCATGTGGACATGATTGGCGGCCAAGTTCTGGTCTCGGTAATATGGGTCTTCAACAAGGGCTCTTGATGATCGGCTTGAGCCCGCATCTGACGGGGCAATTGATCCGTTGGATGGGCCAGATGTCGGTGGTACCGCATACCCTTCGGCATCCCGTGCGTAAGCCGTCTCTGGTGCTGATCTCGTGAGGTCCCTTGAGATGGGGTCGTCGCTCGAGTGGTGAAGGTAGCTGTCTGACCGGCAGCGCTTTTCTCGGTCTGATCCGATAGACTCGAGCCACTCGGAAATTGTGTCGGTCCGACCGACGTGGTCTTCGAGAAACGAGGCTCTAGGGCGCTTCGGCGCTGGTTGCTGTAGGTTCGTCTTGGATAACCGCGCTCGTTTCGTGGCGGGTAATGAAGGGGTCTCGAGACTCGTATCGAGCCGCCTTTTCGTGGACTGCAAAGGTTCGTCCAtgatgaaggagagagataATTTTAGTGCTTGGGCTGGCCGACTGAATGGGTCTAATATGCAACGCTCGCCAAGATGGCCTGCGCGTTGGTCAGGTTGCTGAGTGGTTCCCACGTATTTTCGTCACTGTTGTAGCCTTTGCACTTCACAAGGTACTCTGTTTGTGGTCCTTCTCCACGGTGATCGGGGATCTTCTCGTCCTCGTATTCCTCTTCGTTTTCGAGCTCGGTGGTCTTATTGAGCTGTGCCCGTGATGGTGCTGGTTCCAAAAGCGAGATGTGAAAAATTGGGTCTACATTGATTGTGGTAGTGACAGTTCGTAGTTGGTGTCTGAAATCTTTCGCTTGATTTTGAATGGTTTAATCTGTTTATAGTTAAGTTTGTCGCTTGGTTGCTTTGTTTTGATGTTTTTGTGAGTAAGGTAGATTTTATCTCCCTCCTCAAAGGATGGTCCTTATCCTTTGTTTGGCGTTAGGCATGACTAAACCAACTGTCCGTTACATTAACGTTTGGTAGTACAAGTAGGAGAAACTGGTTTCCACTATTAAGGCCTATGCGATACGATACTGACTTGCTATTTGAACACCTCCTCCATTTGCGATCCCCTATTTCAGCTTACGCACCTGGCCGGAGCCTAGGTCTTTATTTTTACTGTATGGCAAGTTTCATTTTCGCGCGTGTATTACCACCTCCCGCCGCGCTTCAGCCGATGTGTAAGAAGACCGCTGATCCAATCCAGAAGTGAGGAGGAAATAACGAGAGGACTCAAAAGCTCCGGCAACATACATGTGGGATATGTTAGCACAACAAGTGTTGATATGATATAGATCATCTCTAACTATGTGGGCTGGCAGAGAAACCCGAGATGGGAGTAAATCGATCTAGCCAGCGCGAAGCATATTCCCTAGGCTTAATCCGCTCCCCGCCCTGACAATGGCGATCCCTGCTCGCATTCAGCCCTCCAGCTTTTCAGAGGCAGCCAGGAGGATCTCTCCAAGCACTGGGAAACCCCTGCATCCAATCTAAAGATCTGCAGCAGGCCTTATTAGCATGGGATCCTTCTTTTGCAATGGAAACAAGGCGCGGTGCAATTCGGCGAACGTTCACATTCATCGATCCTGTTGTTGGTTGACCGAGTAACGGTCTACTCAAGTAACGAATACATCCAAGCGTCAGAAGGCCCGGGTTCTTATTCAAGTACCCAGACGTGTGCATCTCAGCAAGGCAGAATTTCAGCACAGCCTGCAGACAGCTGAATGCCTGCGGTGACGCAACGAATCACAATGTCTAAAATACCAGCGAAAATCAGGCTCCAACCGCCAGCCTGACTTGCGGCTCACTTCATTTTCCTCCGCCCTTGCTCCCAAATTTACCTCTTCTGCTGCACCTGTCGCAGCCCATCAAAGTTCGTTTGAAGAGGCATGGATGAGCACATGACGGGTTCGTCCACCCCAGCAGCGCACATACTCAACAAACCGAGACCTGATTTCGCCCCGCCTGATGAAAGCAGCAGATCATGGAGGCTCCCGAAAAGAACTCGCAGCGGTGATGATGCACACTTGATCCGCTCGAAACGACACCAATTGAACAATGCCCACTGGCAAAGCCTTGGCCACTGCGACTACACCGTTGGCTGGGTTTGCGCTCTGCCCATCGAGATGGCTGCGGCAATCGCTATGCTAGACAGCATTCACGTCCCCTTGCCCCGCAAGGAAGGCGATAGCAATACCTACACGTTTGGCAGCATTGCTGAGCATAATGTTGTCATCGCATGCCTTCCAGCGAGCCAATACGGCACAAACAACGCCGCTACAGTAGCCAGCAATATGAGTCGAAGCTTCTCCTCGATCACCATTCGATTAATGGTTGGAATTGGTGGTGGAGTGCCCGATGGCGGGATCGACATACGGTTAGGAGATGTTGTAGTCGGGAACGAAGTGATGCAGTACGACTTGGGCAAGGTCTTGCCTGACGGCCAGTTTCAGCGAACAGGCCGCACCACCACACCCCCTCACGCGATCATGACGGCTGTGTCCAAGCTACAAGCAGATTATGAAAACGCACCCAGCAGAATTCCCAGCATCCTCTTGGACATGCTTAGCCAAAACGAGCAAATGACCTCATACGCCCAACCTAGCTTGCCAGATCGACTGTTCCGTCACACATACAAGCATACGCAAGAGATGGACAGCTGCGAGCGCTGTAGCTTATCCGAGGTTCTAGAACGACCTCATCGGGAGACGGCAGTCCCCAGAATCCACTACGGCAAAATTGCATCTGGCAACCAGGTCGTCAAGGATGGCGAGACTCGTGCTAAGATGGCGGAGGAACTTGGCGTCATCTGctttgagatggaggctgcagGGCTGCATGATTTTCCTTGCCTTGCCATTCGCGGAATTTGCGACTACTCAGATTCTCACAAGAACAAGGCCTGGCAGAAGTATTccgctgctgtcgctgctgcatACGCCAAGGAACTCCTGTCTGTCATACCTACACAGCAACGAAGGGAGACTGAAGCGACATATCCTACAACAGGTACGTGCTAAAACTTCAAATGTTAGAGTCTTGACTAATCTCCTCGCAGACCCAGCATTGCTCCAGAGTCGAATAGAGGCAGTGTTGGGCTCATTGACGTTTGAGCAAATTGACTCGCGCCATGCAACAATCAAGACTCAACATTCCAAAACTTGCCAATGGTTGCTTGGCCACCCAAAGTACGTCGAGTGGCTTGAACCAATCCATTTTTCCAGTCATCATGGATTCCTGTGGATCAATGGAAAGCCCGGCGCGGGGAAGTCAACATTGATGAAGTTTGCCTACACCTACGCGAAGAATAAGTGGAAAGCAACAGCCGACGCAACCGtcatctcttttttcttcaacgcTCGAGGCGTTCAGCTGGAAAAGTCAACCGAGGGAATGTATCGGTCATTACTTTTTCAAGTCATTCAAAAATTCCCGGACGTCCTACACGATTCAGACCACATCTTCCAAGCGAGGCACAACCAGGCTACCTGGGATATCGAGACGCTCCAGGCTCTTTTCACTCATGCGGTTACCAGACTTGGCCAGCGACAGATCACCTGCTTCATCGATGCCCTTGATGAATGTGATATATCTGAGGTTGAGAATATGGTCGAGTATTTTGAAGACCTTGGAGATCAAGCTGCCAAAAGCCAAACAAAGATTTACATCTGCTTTTCCAGTCGCCACTATCCGCATATCGAGATACGCAACGGATTGAAGCTCACCCTAGAGGATCAGCTAGGTCATGGCGAAGACCTTGAGAAATATGTCCGAAGCAAATTACGAGCTGGCAACAGCAAGGCGTCTCAGGAAGTCTCTGCCGAAATCCTAGAGAGAGCATCAGGAGTTTTCCTGTGGGTGGTACTCGTCGTTGACATACTTAACAGAGAGTTCCGCGATGGCCGCATGTGGGCAGTAAAGCGGCGACTAAGGGAGCTGCCTGATGGGCTTAGTAACCTTTTCAAGGATATACTTTGCCGGGACAATCAGAATATGGACGATCTGTTACTTTGCATCCAGTGGATCTTGTATGCAGCAAGACCCTTGACATGTGAGGAGTACTACTTTGCCCTCGTATCGGGACTGGACCCAAGCCCTGAGAACTTGGTTAGGTGGGATCGAGCATCCACTACCACTACATCCATGGAGCTGTATCTTCTTAGCTCTTCGAAAGGCCTTGCTGAACTTGTCAAATCGAAGAAGCGAACTGTGCAGTTCATTCATGAATCGGTACGCGATTTTCTCATCAAGGACAACGGGATTCGCCAATTATGGCCCAATCACGCAGCAAACTTTGAAAGCTACAGCCACGATCGATTGAAACAATGCTGTGATAATTATTGCAACATTGACATTTCCGAAATCGTGCCACAGGCTCTGCCTACCGCATCGTCAGAGAGGGCAAAACAGTCACGTACTCGACTCTCAGAAGGGTTTCCATTTCTTGACTATGCGACACGACATGTTCTTCATCATGCCAATTCTGCCGAGGACGGTATTTCTCAGATTACATTCTTGAAGAACTTCGCATTGAAGCGCTGGCTTCATTTGTCCAACTTGTTTCAAGAGTATGCAGTTCGTCGTTACACAACCGAGGCTTCTTTAGTTTACATCCTTGCTGAGCACAACCTACCGTCTCTTGTCC is a window from the Trichoderma atroviride chromosome 5, complete sequence genome containing:
- a CDS encoding uncharacterized protein (EggNog:ENOG41) encodes the protein MSTTIAIAGGTGNIGRTISDALVAAAKYKVIVLAREAPKNWSQSAPSLISVDYNDINAVTTILENNNVDTVISTISVITPESGVAERNLIKAAAKAAPTKRFIQSDWGVPAPLESNLLLPQHQVRLASMEQLRQTDLEWTRFHVGYFLDYYGMPHIETHLPAPFAFVFDIPNKVAAIPGSGNDVFSLTYTRDVAKFVVKALGLPKWEEETFCYGDKVTWNQVLQLAEDATGSKFNVTYDGIEKLEKGEVTELPSHAMAYEHFPKPLLQNYFSKFSLYIIAGLFDMPADKSLNKVFPEVKTTTVKEVLDLWKGK
- a CDS encoding uncharacterized protein (EggNog:ENOG41) gives rise to the protein MTAQIKSQIKERAGYRRERRHASAGVARFAKTAQARDDLNFINLVPKGDFAGGGLNSHIDATNETTRQGAAADLSKRKICDAAPGLSLTTKFDGPGPDPDMMFYGEDYDMDFLMKYLDNVFPLIFPFYQTPLLGPGRGWIFSFLSQSKVAFHSVLGISSYFFTVALSETYSAEEHKQCKAVVWSRLVRQADMCFNMLQQDIQELNAQGEKANLLDKVRVMESIVQFLTFEVALGRSANWSNHLSPTIALFLDILHNHTDKTAASMLFDILNNIKQRPLYAIQEGYYVWDNRQECFRFFTGLLLFIDVVASTSLERPPQLLELHPQLLFDGDDGTYGKGEATIRLSNLIGCRNWTIRVIADISALDAWKKENMRKGVDYKTELIDRASHITRMLEDGGSQIDGDGAAITANSTKIWSYSARIYLAVVISGWMPLMPEVRSNVAHALQLLNTMTGSSQLRALAWPLCVIGCMAEQTQEQAFRDIFAGLDKPTLIGTLDEALRVMESVWQIRGSMNSEAWDVQACLNILGTPALLI
- a CDS encoding uncharacterized protein (EggNog:ENOG41), whose protein sequence is MDEPLQSTKRRLDTSLETPSLPATKRARLSKTNLQQPAPKRPRASFLEDHVGRTDTISEWLESIGSDREKRCRSDSYLHHSSDDPISRDLTRSAPETAYARDAEGYAVPPTSGPSNGSIAPSDAGSSRSSRALVEDPYYRDQNLAANHVHMRHRDEQLPEHVANVVDYARRNRESPGPSLDEIYHDRALGELEMRGLDEPRVEDYFRDRVFPQPSYGNSLERSDRQPMSRHAVPNAGSRFKISNPIPDMLYGYSRHHAFPDQQTQLISMGNEMNGTANNQSLMYPFFVIEFKGNGGDLWVATNQCLGGSASCINIAERLNRQLRESKSSKVKPVDSTAFSIAMNGTEARLYVSWKHNDLDYYTQKVKSFLLQDPEHYIEFRKHVKNIIDWGKDQRLKEISESLDTLLEESRRLTLRSSEISPSTD
- a CDS encoding uncharacterized protein (EggNog:ENOG41), with the protein product MDEHMTGSSTPAAHILNKPRPDFAPPDESSRSWRLPKRTRSGDDAHLIRSKRHQLNNAHWQSLGHCDYTVGWVCALPIEMAAAIAMLDSIHVPLPRKEGDSNTYTFGSIAEHNVVIACLPASQYGTNNAATVASNMSRSFSSITIRLMVGIGGGVPDGGIDIRLGDVVVGNEVMQYDLGKVLPDGQFQRTGRTTTPPHAIMTAVSKLQADYENAPSRIPSILLDMLSQNEQMTSYAQPSLPDRLFRHTYKHTQEMDSCERCSLSEVLERPHRETAVPRIHYGKIASGNQVVKDGETRAKMAEELGVICFEMEAAGLHDFPCLAIRGICDYSDSHKNKAWQKYSAAVAAAYAKELLSVIPTQQRRETEATYPTTDPALLQSRIEAVLGSLTFEQIDSRHATIKTQHSKTCQWLLGHPKYVEWLEPIHFSSHHGFLWINGKPGAGKSTLMKFAYTYAKNKWKATADATVISFFFNARGVQLEKSTEGMYRSLLFQVIQKFPDVLHDSDHIFQARHNQATWDIETLQALFTHAVTRLGQRQITCFIDALDECDISEVENMVEYFEDLGDQAAKSQTKIYICFSSRHYPHIEIRNGLKLTLEDQLGHGEDLEKYVRSKLRAGNSKASQEVSAEILERASGVFLWVVLVVDILNREFRDGRMWAVKRRLRELPDGLSNLFKDILCRDNQNMDDLLLCIQWILYAARPLTCEEYYFALVSGLDPSPENLVRWDRASTTTTSMELYLLSSSKGLAELVKSKKRTVQFIHESVRDFLIKDNGIRQLWPNHAANFESYSHDRLKQCCDNYCNIDISEIVPQALPTASSERAKQSRTRLSEGFPFLDYATRHVLHHANSAEDGISQITFLKNFALKRWLHLSNLFQEYAVRRYTTEASLVYILAEHNLPSLVRSAVDNGFDAHPKGERYEYPIFTALKNGHEEVYKVLQAHFNASDKIIDEIDYHKGFSVSKNTTVLHYAAEHGYLLLLRHLLGFMTPTIHEQDRQLGNTPLHYAASNGHEACFRALLSCGAHIEAASNYGRTPLSYAAQKGNKAVVRLLLDRGAQIEAADKYGRTPLSYAAVRGE